From a single Bacillus gobiensis genomic region:
- a CDS encoding SPOR domain-containing protein, whose translation MKILNTKMNDIANAIVKATTGKSVHELRPPKKDDNKEELYKVQTGAFKDKENAEKLTKELKK comes from the coding sequence ATGAAAATCCTAAATACAAAAATGAACGATATTGCTAATGCGATTGTAAAAGCAACCACTGGCAAGTCTGTTCATGAGTTAAGACCACCAAAGAAAGACGATAATAAAGAGGAATTGTATAAGGTTCAAACGGGTGCATTTAAAGATAAAGAAAATGCAGAAAAACTAACCAAGGAACTTAAAAAGTAA
- a CDS encoding helix-turn-helix domain-containing protein, with translation MYERDKRKPDYDTLLKIADFFEVSTDYLIRGESYRQTAERIVDNPEVKVAASDGEFTKEEKIKMLEWLLEAERGRKPGDEQKKK, from the coding sequence ATGTACGAAAGAGATAAAAGAAAACCAGACTATGATACATTATTGAAAATCGCGGATTTCTTCGAGGTATCAACTGATTACCTTATAAGAGGCGAAAGTTATCGTCAAACTGCAGAAAGAATAGTCGACAATCCTGAAGTAAAAGTGGCAGCAAGCGATGGAGAATTTACTAAGGAAGAGAAAATCAAGATGCTAGAATGGTTGCTCGAAGCTGAAAGAGGACGTAAGCCTGGGGATGAACAGAAAAAGAAATAA